The sequence below is a genomic window from Vibrio navarrensis.
GTTTCTATACTTATCACTTTTCTGTCAGCCAGCTTATTTGCGAGCGGCCTGTTTTTTCAGCTCAAAATCGAACTCGTCAGGGAACAGAATCACCCCTTCTTCGTTGATACTAGGAAAAACTGCGACCGACAGTTGGTCTTCTTCCAAACCTTGCGTCCAACGGCTGTGCCATTTATTGAGCGAAATAGACTCCGCCTGGCACTCTTGCCAATCGCCGGTTGCCCACTCTTCGGCAAATTCTTTGTTTGGCCAGACTGGCACGCACTCGTCTTCGTCACTGTTGAGCATCACACAGCCATGCTCATCGGTGAGGATCCACACTTGGCGCTGGGCAACAATCTCTTTAATGCAGTAACGCAGGCGCTGCTCTTGGTCGTAGCTGTTGATAGTTCGGATTTGATCTTGAGATAAAGGGGTCGTCATGGCGAATCTCCGCTCGTGCCGTTATGGGTCAAAATTGACCAGTAAAAACGCCCACCTGCGGTCGCAAATGGGCGTTTCCATTATGGGGTAATCCCCATACTTCTACCAGCGCGAGTGCAAACACTCCGCGCTCATCCGCAGGTTAAGCCAGCTCAACTTGCAGCCAAGGCCAGCCTTGTTTTTTACGGCTCAAGGTGTTTTCCATCATCAGCAAACCGTCTTTCTCGTGTTTTGCCAATTTCTCAGCCCATTCACCTTTGTAAATCAAACGTGTCTGCGCAGTTGTGATGTCGGTGAGCATCACGGCTGCAAACGCCAGCGCTTGCTCGTCACAACGACGTTGCAGATCCGCTTCAAGCGCATTAATCATGCCATCAACCTGCTCAAGCGTCGCCAGTTCAACCTGACCAACCACCACATCACGGCCATTAAATGGGTAAGCTTTAAGATCTTTTTCCACCAACTGCGCCGCAGACAATCCTTCAATGTCTGTTTTAGCAATCAGTAGATCTTTGATGAACTTATCAAGATCCGCCACGCCAGCCAATTCTGCCAGCTCCATCACTGCCGCTTTGTCTTTTTCCGTGCAAGTTGGAGAAGCGAAACCAACGGTATCGGAAAGAATGGCAGACATCATCAGTGTTGCCAGCTCACGTGTAATTGGCGCATTTTCCATTTTGAACAGGTTGAACAAAATGGTGCAGGTACAGCCTACAGGCCAGATCCATGCTTCAAGTGGATTGACAGTCATCACGTCGCCCAAACGATGGTGGTCAACAATACCCAAGATTTCTGCTTCGTTGATGTCATCTGGCGCTTGAGCCAAGTCCGTGTAGTCAACCAGCCACACTTTCTCACCTGCAACACTGGTGCGCAGTTCTGGCTGGTCAACGCCAGCGGTTTCAAGAATGTGTTGAGTTTCGCGGTTGATTTCGCCTTGGCGAATCGCTTTCGCTTCAAGGCCACGAGCTTTCAAAAGCTCAGTTGCCACCAAAGCGCCACAAATGCTGTCACTGTCCGGGTTTTTATGACCTACAACTAGAATCATTGTCTTTCCTATCTCAATATTGTTATTCCCGCCACGCTACCGCTCAGCGGGTATGCTCACAAAGCCGCATACTTTACCTGATTTTTTTAGAATGTCAT
It includes:
- a CDS encoding DUF2750 domain-containing protein; this translates as MTTPLSQDQIRTINSYDQEQRLRYCIKEIVAQRQVWILTDEHGCVMLNSDEDECVPVWPNKEFAEEWATGDWQECQAESISLNKWHSRWTQGLEEDQLSVAVFPSINEEGVILFPDEFDFELKKQAARK
- a CDS encoding manganese-dependent inorganic pyrophosphatase is translated as MILVVGHKNPDSDSICGALVATELLKARGLEAKAIRQGEINRETQHILETAGVDQPELRTSVAGEKVWLVDYTDLAQAPDDINEAEILGIVDHHRLGDVMTVNPLEAWIWPVGCTCTILFNLFKMENAPITRELATLMMSAILSDTVGFASPTCTEKDKAAVMELAELAGVADLDKFIKDLLIAKTDIEGLSAAQLVEKDLKAYPFNGRDVVVGQVELATLEQVDGMINALEADLQRRCDEQALAFAAVMLTDITTAQTRLIYKGEWAEKLAKHEKDGLLMMENTLSRKKQGWPWLQVELA